The Erigeron canadensis isolate Cc75 chromosome 4, C_canadensis_v1, whole genome shotgun sequence genome window below encodes:
- the LOC122596142 gene encoding organic cation/carnitine transporter 7-like isoform X2, translated as MSTRDTHSHSKMGDHGYEYTLDEALATIGFGKLQVIVLAYSGLGWVAEAMEMMLLSFVGPAIRPEWGLTSNQESYISTVAFFGMLVGAYLWGVVSDTYGRKKGFLGSTILTSIAGLLGAFAPNYITLLILRCFVGIGLGCGHVFTSWFLEFLPTTNRGAWMVVFSTFWTVGTIMEASLAWWIMPTYGWRWLLGLSIFPSLVALLFYNFVPESPRYLCTQGRLMEAHRILEYGAALNNTSLPVGLLVCDQTNDMLNEGESSESTALLSSITNKTNDTQRSSSSILMLFSPKLARTTLLLWFLYFGNTFAYYAIILLTSQLSLGQSECYLTTLLSESENIKDPSLYTNVFITSLAELPGLGLAALILDRVGRKISMEIMIVSGFVLLFPLVVHQNAIMTTFFLFGARMFISASFIIVCIYTPEVYPTNLRTTGVGIATGIGRIGGMVCPLIAVGMGSGCHQTLPVILFEVVILLSGVAVILLPFETKGRELADSVDVPVQHVLVV; from the exons ATGTCAACAAGAGATACACATTCTCATTCAAAG ATGGGAGATCATGGGTATGAATATACGTTGGATGAAGCACTTGCGACAATCGGGTTTGGGAAGTTGCAAGTTATTGTGCTTGCATATTCTGGACTAGGTTGGGTAGCGGAAGCAATGGAGATGATGCTCCTGTCGTTTGTAGGACCAGCTATCCGGCCTGAGTGGGGGTTGACTTCGAATCAAGAGAGTTATATATCAACTGTCGCGTTTTTTGGGATGTTGGTTGGAGCATACCTTTGGGGTGTCGTGTCAGATACATATGGAAGAAA GAAAGGATTTCTTGGTTCAACTATACTTACAAGCATTGCTGGGCTATTGGGCGCTTTTGCACCAAATTATATAACATTGTTGATTCTTCGTTGCTTTGTTGGTATTGGTCTAGGGTGTGGCCATGTGTTTACATCCTGGTTTCTAGAGTTTCTTCCGACTACAAATAGAGGGGCTTGGATGGtggttttttcaactttttggaCAGTTGGAACTATCATGGAAGCTTCACTAGCTTGG TGGATCATGCCTACTTATGGTTGGAGGTGGCTACTTGGATTATCTATATTTCCATCTCTTGTGGCACTACTGTTTTATAATTTTGTGCCAGAGTCTCCAAGATATCTTTGTACACAAGGTAGATTGATGGAGGCACACCGTATTCTGGAATATGGAGCTGCACTAAACAATACATCTCTCCCGGTAGGTCTGCTTGTTTGTGATCAAACAAATGATATGCTCAACGAGGGCGAGTCATCAGAAAGTACTGCGTTACTTTCCTCCATCACAAATAAGACCAACGATACTCAAAGAAGCTCCTCTTCTATACTTATGcttttttcacccaagttggctAGAACGACGCTTCTCTTATGGTTTTTGTACTTTGGCAACACGTTTGCATATTATGCCATTATATTGTTGACTTCACAACTAAGCCTAGGCCAAAGCGAATGTTATTTAACCACTTTGCTATCAGAATCAGAAAATATCAAGGATCCTAGCCTCTACACAAATGTATTCATTACAAGCTTGGCAG AGCTTCCTGGGCTTGGATTAGCAGCTTTGATATTGGACAGAGTCGGTCGTAAGATTTCTATGGAAATCATGATCGTTTCAGGATTCGTTTTATTATTTCCACTAGTTGTCCATCAGAATGCAATAATGACCACATTCTTTCTATTTGGAGCTCGTATGTTCATTTCAGCAAGTTTCATTATTGTGTGCATCTATACGCCAGAG GTGTATCCAACAAACTTAAGAACAACTGGAGTTGGAATAGCAACAGGTATAGGCAGAATCGGCGGGATGGTATGCCCTTTGATAGCAGTTGGGATGGGTAGTGGCTGCCACCAAACACTTCCCGTAATTCTGTTTGAGGTTGTGATACTTCTATCAGGCGTGGCTGTCATATTGCTTCCATTTGAGACAAAAGGAAGAGAATTAGCAGACAGTGTAGATGTACCTGTCCAACATGTTTTAGTAGTGTGA
- the LOC122596142 gene encoding organic cation/carnitine transporter 7-like isoform X1, giving the protein MDRHIIFSTWCKLDIIKMGDHGYEYTLDEALATIGFGKLQVIVLAYSGLGWVAEAMEMMLLSFVGPAIRPEWGLTSNQESYISTVAFFGMLVGAYLWGVVSDTYGRKKGFLGSTILTSIAGLLGAFAPNYITLLILRCFVGIGLGCGHVFTSWFLEFLPTTNRGAWMVVFSTFWTVGTIMEASLAWWIMPTYGWRWLLGLSIFPSLVALLFYNFVPESPRYLCTQGRLMEAHRILEYGAALNNTSLPVGLLVCDQTNDMLNEGESSESTALLSSITNKTNDTQRSSSSILMLFSPKLARTTLLLWFLYFGNTFAYYAIILLTSQLSLGQSECYLTTLLSESENIKDPSLYTNVFITSLAELPGLGLAALILDRVGRKISMEIMIVSGFVLLFPLVVHQNAIMTTFFLFGARMFISASFIIVCIYTPEVYPTNLRTTGVGIATGIGRIGGMVCPLIAVGMGSGCHQTLPVILFEVVILLSGVAVILLPFETKGRELADSVDVPVQHVLVV; this is encoded by the exons ATGGATAGACATATAATCTTTAGTACTTGGTGCAAATTGGACATCATTAAG ATGGGAGATCATGGGTATGAATATACGTTGGATGAAGCACTTGCGACAATCGGGTTTGGGAAGTTGCAAGTTATTGTGCTTGCATATTCTGGACTAGGTTGGGTAGCGGAAGCAATGGAGATGATGCTCCTGTCGTTTGTAGGACCAGCTATCCGGCCTGAGTGGGGGTTGACTTCGAATCAAGAGAGTTATATATCAACTGTCGCGTTTTTTGGGATGTTGGTTGGAGCATACCTTTGGGGTGTCGTGTCAGATACATATGGAAGAAA GAAAGGATTTCTTGGTTCAACTATACTTACAAGCATTGCTGGGCTATTGGGCGCTTTTGCACCAAATTATATAACATTGTTGATTCTTCGTTGCTTTGTTGGTATTGGTCTAGGGTGTGGCCATGTGTTTACATCCTGGTTTCTAGAGTTTCTTCCGACTACAAATAGAGGGGCTTGGATGGtggttttttcaactttttggaCAGTTGGAACTATCATGGAAGCTTCACTAGCTTGG TGGATCATGCCTACTTATGGTTGGAGGTGGCTACTTGGATTATCTATATTTCCATCTCTTGTGGCACTACTGTTTTATAATTTTGTGCCAGAGTCTCCAAGATATCTTTGTACACAAGGTAGATTGATGGAGGCACACCGTATTCTGGAATATGGAGCTGCACTAAACAATACATCTCTCCCGGTAGGTCTGCTTGTTTGTGATCAAACAAATGATATGCTCAACGAGGGCGAGTCATCAGAAAGTACTGCGTTACTTTCCTCCATCACAAATAAGACCAACGATACTCAAAGAAGCTCCTCTTCTATACTTATGcttttttcacccaagttggctAGAACGACGCTTCTCTTATGGTTTTTGTACTTTGGCAACACGTTTGCATATTATGCCATTATATTGTTGACTTCACAACTAAGCCTAGGCCAAAGCGAATGTTATTTAACCACTTTGCTATCAGAATCAGAAAATATCAAGGATCCTAGCCTCTACACAAATGTATTCATTACAAGCTTGGCAG AGCTTCCTGGGCTTGGATTAGCAGCTTTGATATTGGACAGAGTCGGTCGTAAGATTTCTATGGAAATCATGATCGTTTCAGGATTCGTTTTATTATTTCCACTAGTTGTCCATCAGAATGCAATAATGACCACATTCTTTCTATTTGGAGCTCGTATGTTCATTTCAGCAAGTTTCATTATTGTGTGCATCTATACGCCAGAG GTGTATCCAACAAACTTAAGAACAACTGGAGTTGGAATAGCAACAGGTATAGGCAGAATCGGCGGGATGGTATGCCCTTTGATAGCAGTTGGGATGGGTAGTGGCTGCCACCAAACACTTCCCGTAATTCTGTTTGAGGTTGTGATACTTCTATCAGGCGTGGCTGTCATATTGCTTCCATTTGAGACAAAAGGAAGAGAATTAGCAGACAGTGTAGATGTACCTGTCCAACATGTTTTAGTAGTGTGA
- the LOC122595874 gene encoding organic cation/carnitine transporter 7-like, whose protein sequence is MGDQGCGYTLDEALSTIGFGKFQVVVLAYAGLGLVAESMELMLLSFVGPAIQPEWGLSSNQESLISTVAFFGMLVGAYLWGFVSDSYGRKKGFLGAAITATGAGLLSAFVPSYTALLTLRCIVGVGLGGGHICASWFLEFVPTSNRGVWMVVFSTFWTVGTIMEASLAWWIMPGYGWRWLLGLSVVPYSVALLFYGFVPESPRYLCTNGRLTEAQYILEKGAALNNKKFPVGLLVSDHTKDLVYESQSPETTLLLSSMTNKIDDSQRNTPSVFMLLSPKLIRTTLPLWFLYFCNTFSYYGIILLTSQLSMAQSECDPLTLQSENIKDDSLYINVFITSLAELPGLVIAAVTLDKIGRKICMEILMIGGFILLLPLVVHHNDIMTTSFLFGARMFVSTSFVVACIYAPEVYPTSLRATGVGIATAVGKIGGMVCPLIAVGMGSGCHQTLPVILFEATILLSGLAVMLLPFETKGKELTDNIE, encoded by the exons ATGGGAGATCAAGGATGTGGATATACATTGGATGAAGCACTTTCTACAATTGGGTTTGGGAAGTTCCAAGTTGTTGTGCTTGCGTATGCCGGGTTGGGTTTGGTAGCAGAATCAATGGAACTGATGCTTCTGTCTTTCGTTGGACCAGCCATTCAGCCCGAGTGGGGGTTGTCTTCGAATCAAGAGAGTTTGATATCCACTGTCGCTTTTTTTGGAATGCTGGTTGGAGCGTATTTGTGGGGTTTCGTCTCAGATTCTTATGGCAGAAA GAAAGGATTCCTTGGTGCAGCTATAACAGCAACTGGAGCCGGGTTGTTGAGTGCTTTTGTGCCAAGTTATACAGCGTTGTTGACTCTTCGTTGCATAGTTGGTGTTGGTCTAGGGGGCGGGCACATATGTGCATCATGGTTTCTAGAGTTTGTCCCGACGTCAAATAGAGGGGTTTGGATGGTCGTTTTTTCAACTTTCTGGACAGTTGGAACAATCATGGAAGCTTCACTTGCTTGG TGGATCATGCCTGGATATGGTTGGAGGTGGCTACTTGGACTATCGGTAGTTCCATATTCTGTTGCACTATTGTTTTATGGTTTTGTGCCAGAGTCACCAAGATACCTTTGTACGAATGGGAGATTAACTGAGGCACAATACATACTTGAAAAGGGAGCTGCACtcaataacaaaaaatttcCAGTTGGCCTACTTGTTTCTGACCATACGAAGGACCTCGTTTATGAGAGCCAGTCTCCTGAAACTACCTTGTTACTCTCCTCAATGACAAATAAAATAGATGATTCCCAAAGAAATACCCCGTCCGTTTTTATGCTTTTATCACCAAAGTTGATCAGAACAACACTGCCCCTATGGTTTCTGTACTTTTGCAACACATTTTCTTACTATGGCATTATTTTGTTAACTTCACAATTAAGCATGGCGCAAAGTGAATGTGACCCGCTTACTTTGCAATCAGAAAACATCAAGGATGACAGCCTCTATATAAATGTATTCATCACTAGCTTGGCAG AGCTTCCTGGGCTAGTTATAGCAGCTGTGACATTGGATAAAATAGGACGAAAGATATGTATGGAAATCCTGATGATTGGTGGATTCATATTATTATTGCCCTTGGTTGTCCATCACAATGACATAATGACCACATCCTTTCTCTTTGGAGCTCGTATGTTCGTCTCAACAAGCTTCGTTGTTGCTTGTATTTACGCCCCagag GTGTATCCGACGAGCTTAAGAGCAACAGGTGTTGGAATAGCTACCGCGGTTGGAAAAATTGGTGGGATGGTATGCCCTCTAATAGCAGTTGGGATGGGTAGTGGTTGCCACCAAACACTTCCAGTAATTCTGTTTGAGGCTACTATACTTCTATCTGGTCTGGCTGTCATGTTGCTTCCATTTGAGACGAAAGGCAAGGAATTAACTGATAACATAGAATGA
- the LOC122596142 gene encoding organic cation/carnitine transporter 7-like isoform X3 encodes MGDHGYEYTLDEALATIGFGKLQVIVLAYSGLGWVAEAMEMMLLSFVGPAIRPEWGLTSNQESYISTVAFFGMLVGAYLWGVVSDTYGRKKGFLGSTILTSIAGLLGAFAPNYITLLILRCFVGIGLGCGHVFTSWFLEFLPTTNRGAWMVVFSTFWTVGTIMEASLAWWIMPTYGWRWLLGLSIFPSLVALLFYNFVPESPRYLCTQGRLMEAHRILEYGAALNNTSLPVGLLVCDQTNDMLNEGESSESTALLSSITNKTNDTQRSSSSILMLFSPKLARTTLLLWFLYFGNTFAYYAIILLTSQLSLGQSECYLTTLLSESENIKDPSLYTNVFITSLAELPGLGLAALILDRVGRKISMEIMIVSGFVLLFPLVVHQNAIMTTFFLFGARMFISASFIIVCIYTPEVYPTNLRTTGVGIATGIGRIGGMVCPLIAVGMGSGCHQTLPVILFEVVILLSGVAVILLPFETKGRELADSVDVPVQHVLVV; translated from the exons ATGGGAGATCATGGGTATGAATATACGTTGGATGAAGCACTTGCGACAATCGGGTTTGGGAAGTTGCAAGTTATTGTGCTTGCATATTCTGGACTAGGTTGGGTAGCGGAAGCAATGGAGATGATGCTCCTGTCGTTTGTAGGACCAGCTATCCGGCCTGAGTGGGGGTTGACTTCGAATCAAGAGAGTTATATATCAACTGTCGCGTTTTTTGGGATGTTGGTTGGAGCATACCTTTGGGGTGTCGTGTCAGATACATATGGAAGAAA GAAAGGATTTCTTGGTTCAACTATACTTACAAGCATTGCTGGGCTATTGGGCGCTTTTGCACCAAATTATATAACATTGTTGATTCTTCGTTGCTTTGTTGGTATTGGTCTAGGGTGTGGCCATGTGTTTACATCCTGGTTTCTAGAGTTTCTTCCGACTACAAATAGAGGGGCTTGGATGGtggttttttcaactttttggaCAGTTGGAACTATCATGGAAGCTTCACTAGCTTGG TGGATCATGCCTACTTATGGTTGGAGGTGGCTACTTGGATTATCTATATTTCCATCTCTTGTGGCACTACTGTTTTATAATTTTGTGCCAGAGTCTCCAAGATATCTTTGTACACAAGGTAGATTGATGGAGGCACACCGTATTCTGGAATATGGAGCTGCACTAAACAATACATCTCTCCCGGTAGGTCTGCTTGTTTGTGATCAAACAAATGATATGCTCAACGAGGGCGAGTCATCAGAAAGTACTGCGTTACTTTCCTCCATCACAAATAAGACCAACGATACTCAAAGAAGCTCCTCTTCTATACTTATGcttttttcacccaagttggctAGAACGACGCTTCTCTTATGGTTTTTGTACTTTGGCAACACGTTTGCATATTATGCCATTATATTGTTGACTTCACAACTAAGCCTAGGCCAAAGCGAATGTTATTTAACCACTTTGCTATCAGAATCAGAAAATATCAAGGATCCTAGCCTCTACACAAATGTATTCATTACAAGCTTGGCAG AGCTTCCTGGGCTTGGATTAGCAGCTTTGATATTGGACAGAGTCGGTCGTAAGATTTCTATGGAAATCATGATCGTTTCAGGATTCGTTTTATTATTTCCACTAGTTGTCCATCAGAATGCAATAATGACCACATTCTTTCTATTTGGAGCTCGTATGTTCATTTCAGCAAGTTTCATTATTGTGTGCATCTATACGCCAGAG GTGTATCCAACAAACTTAAGAACAACTGGAGTTGGAATAGCAACAGGTATAGGCAGAATCGGCGGGATGGTATGCCCTTTGATAGCAGTTGGGATGGGTAGTGGCTGCCACCAAACACTTCCCGTAATTCTGTTTGAGGTTGTGATACTTCTATCAGGCGTGGCTGTCATATTGCTTCCATTTGAGACAAAAGGAAGAGAATTAGCAGACAGTGTAGATGTACCTGTCCAACATGTTTTAGTAGTGTGA